The Equus caballus isolate H_3958 breed thoroughbred chromosome 13, TB-T2T, whole genome shotgun sequence genome includes a window with the following:
- the NDUFAB1 gene encoding acyl carrier protein, mitochondrial isoform X1, which produces MAARVLSAGVRRLPAAFALLPRAPTLAAARPLSTALWPAGARTRRGAPQPVSVLAQLRSSRKEAVRPSKRPCWEPGARHLTSLCHSFLLCKVGLLELKEVPDGVTQLCRQYSDLPPLTLEGIKDRVLYVLKLYDKIDPEKLSVNSHFMKDLGLDSLDQVEIIMAMEDEFGFEIPDVDAEKLMCPQEIVDYIADKKDVYE; this is translated from the exons ATGGCGGCTCGTGTCCTTTCCGCCGGTGTCCGCCGACTGCCCGCGGCCTTCGCGCTGCTGCCCCGGGCCCCCACCCTGGCCGCAGCCCGGCCGCTCAGCACCGCCCTGTGGCCCGCGGGGGCCCGCACGAGGCGTGGGGCTCCGCAGCCGGTCTCGGTGCTCGCTCAG ctgcgATCCAGCAGGAAGGAGGCAGTAAGGCCCTCCAAGAGGCCATGCTGGGAGCCTGGGGCGAGACACCTAACCTCTCTCTGCcacagtttcctcctctgtaaagtgggctTGTTAGAACTAAAGGAG GTTCCAGATGGAGTCACACAGCTGTGCCGCCAGTATAGTGACCTGCCCCCTTTGACGTTAGAGGGAATCAAGGACCGTGTTCTTTACGTCTTGAAACTCTATGACAAGATTGACCCAGAAAAG CTCTCGGTAAATTCCCATTTTATGAAAGACCTGGGCTTAGACAGTTTGGACCAAGTGGAGATTATCATGGCCATGGAGGATGAATTTG gGTTTGAAATTCCTGATGTAGATGCGGAAAAGTTAATGTGTCCACAAGAAATTGTAGATTACATTGCAGATAAGAAGGATGTCTATGAATAA
- the NDUFAB1 gene encoding acyl carrier protein, mitochondrial isoform X2, which produces MAARVLSAGVRRLPAAFALLPRAPTLAAARPLSTALWPAGARTRRGAPQPVSVLAQVPDGVTQLCRQYSDLPPLTLEGIKDRVLYVLKLYDKIDPEKLSVNSHFMKDLGLDSLDQVEIIMAMEDEFGFEIPDVDAEKLMCPQEIVDYIADKKDVYE; this is translated from the exons ATGGCGGCTCGTGTCCTTTCCGCCGGTGTCCGCCGACTGCCCGCGGCCTTCGCGCTGCTGCCCCGGGCCCCCACCCTGGCCGCAGCCCGGCCGCTCAGCACCGCCCTGTGGCCCGCGGGGGCCCGCACGAGGCGTGGGGCTCCGCAGCCGGTCTCGGTGCTCGCTCAG GTTCCAGATGGAGTCACACAGCTGTGCCGCCAGTATAGTGACCTGCCCCCTTTGACGTTAGAGGGAATCAAGGACCGTGTTCTTTACGTCTTGAAACTCTATGACAAGATTGACCCAGAAAAG CTCTCGGTAAATTCCCATTTTATGAAAGACCTGGGCTTAGACAGTTTGGACCAAGTGGAGATTATCATGGCCATGGAGGATGAATTTG gGTTTGAAATTCCTGATGTAGATGCGGAAAAGTTAATGTGTCCACAAGAAATTGTAGATTACATTGCAGATAAGAAGGATGTCTATGAATAA